In Phragmites australis chromosome 16, lpPhrAust1.1, whole genome shotgun sequence, one DNA window encodes the following:
- the LOC133896093 gene encoding probable BRI1 kinase inhibitor 1 — MSRRIDRVLSDLSHSNYHTAKDHGLHHQSTSNNDSGNAGNAKHNLLLLFSSIGSWRRSKGNGTGGAGAQNTKQPTKGTGKRRGLEIGQVVRKYVSMVEQLFTSYSGSSCERERRELRQRPHSFTSGRRGVNAQPKRHRGSLSSAPASLRGSPANSGHLSVGDSVKVSTSSEVSTMEELQSAIQAAIAHCKNSVTVAKQTGGDRCKC; from the coding sequence ATGTCCCGACGAATCGACCGCGTCCTCAGCGACCTCAGCCATAGCAACTACCACACAGCAAAGGACCACGGCCTCCACCACCAGAGCACGAGCAACAACGACAGCGGCAACGCCGGCAATGCCAAGCATAATCTTTTGCTTCTCTTCTCCAGCATCGGCTCATGGAGAAGAAGCAAGGGCAACGGCACAGGCGGGGCAGGGGCGCAGAACACGAAGCAGCCGACCAAGGGAACCGGCAAACGGCGAGGACTAGAAATAGGCCAGGTGGTGAGAAAGTACGTGTCAATGGTGGAGCAGCTGTTCACGTCTTATTCCGGCAGCAGCTGCGAGAGGGAGAGGCGAGAGCTTCGGCAGAGGCCGCACTCTTTCACCTCCGGCCGCCGCGGTGTCAACGCTCAGCCCAAACGGCACAGGGGGAGTCTGTCGTCGGCGCCCGCATCGCTGAGAGGTTCGCCGGCGAACAGCGGGCACCTCTCCGTGGGGGACTCGGTGAAGGTGTCGACGTCGTCGGAGGTGAGCACGATGGAGGAGTTGCAGAGCGCCATCCAGGCGGCCATCGCGCACTGCAAGAACTCTGTCACCGTCGCCAAGCAGACCGGCGGCGACAGGTGTAAATGTTGA